Proteins encoded by one window of Chondromyces crocatus:
- a CDS encoding aspartate aminotransferase family protein: MTEPSSKAEIPSDLSAWWMPFTANRQFKGAPRLLVSAKDMHYTSHDGRQILDGSAGLWCVNAGHCREPIVKAIQEQAATLDFGPAFQMGHPKAFEAASRIAALAPGDLDHVFFSNSGSEAVDTALKIAIAYHRARGDAGRTRLIGRERGYHGVGFGGISVGGLSNNRRSFGPLLPGVDHLPHTHDPKNAFSKGQPKHGEELADGLERIVATHDASTIAAVIVEPIAGSTGVLIPPVGYLQRLRSLCDKHGILLIFDEVITGFGRLGAPFAASYFGVQPDMITAAKGLTSGTVPMGATIVRKGVHDTFMQGPAAAIELFHGYTYSAHPLACAAALATLDVYRDEGLFENAKKLSPAWEEAVHGLRGAPNVVDLRNLGLVAGVELAPRDGAPGARGYEVFVRCYQEGLLVRVTGDIIALSPPLIVNQAQITEMFGILRRAIDSVS, translated from the coding sequence ATGACCGAGCCGTCGAGCAAAGCAGAGATCCCGAGCGACCTGTCCGCCTGGTGGATGCCCTTCACCGCGAACCGTCAGTTCAAGGGCGCGCCGCGCCTCCTCGTGAGTGCGAAGGACATGCACTACACGAGCCACGATGGCCGCCAGATCCTCGACGGCTCGGCAGGCCTGTGGTGCGTGAACGCGGGGCACTGTCGCGAGCCGATCGTGAAGGCGATCCAGGAGCAGGCGGCGACGCTGGACTTCGGGCCGGCGTTCCAGATGGGGCACCCGAAGGCGTTCGAGGCGGCGTCGCGGATCGCGGCGCTGGCGCCCGGGGATCTCGACCACGTGTTCTTCTCGAACTCGGGGTCGGAGGCGGTGGACACGGCGCTCAAGATCGCGATCGCGTACCACCGGGCGCGCGGCGACGCGGGGCGCACGCGGCTCATCGGCCGGGAGCGGGGCTACCACGGGGTGGGCTTCGGCGGGATCTCGGTCGGCGGGTTGAGCAACAACCGGCGCAGCTTCGGGCCGCTCCTGCCCGGGGTCGATCACCTGCCGCACACGCATGATCCGAAGAACGCTTTCTCGAAGGGGCAGCCGAAGCACGGTGAGGAGCTGGCCGATGGGCTGGAGCGGATCGTGGCGACGCACGACGCGTCCACGATCGCGGCGGTCATCGTGGAGCCGATCGCGGGGTCCACGGGTGTCTTGATCCCGCCGGTCGGTTACCTGCAGCGCCTGCGCAGCCTCTGCGACAAGCACGGCATCCTGCTCATCTTCGACGAGGTGATCACCGGCTTCGGGCGGCTCGGGGCGCCGTTCGCGGCGAGCTACTTCGGCGTCCAGCCGGACATGATCACCGCGGCGAAGGGGCTGACGAGCGGCACGGTGCCGATGGGCGCGACGATCGTGCGCAAGGGGGTCCACGACACGTTCATGCAGGGTCCCGCGGCCGCGATCGAGCTGTTCCACGGTTACACGTACTCGGCGCACCCGCTGGCCTGTGCTGCGGCGCTGGCGACGCTCGACGTGTACCGGGACGAGGGGCTGTTCGAGAACGCGAAGAAGCTCAGCCCGGCCTGGGAAGAGGCGGTGCACGGGCTGCGCGGCGCGCCGAACGTGGTGGACCTGCGCAACCTGGGCCTCGTCGCCGGCGTGGAACTCGCGCCACGTGATGGCGCGCCGGGCGCCCGCGGCTACGAGGTGTTCGTGCGCTGTTACCAGGAAGGTCTGCTGGTGCGGGTGACGGGCGACATCATCGCCCTCTCGCCGCCGCTCATCGTGAATCAGGCGCAGATCACCGAGATGTTCGGCATCCTGCGCCGCGCGATCGACAGCGTGTCCTGA
- a CDS encoding LolA family protein: MRSSERRRFLGGALGCVGSVALGGRALADEVDEALRELSKARAGVKSIVAPFTQERTIGLLATAVKSDGEMTLVLPDRLRWELKPPDAITYWVSPEGFGYATPKGGGGAGKGAAGRFGAVLGDLLILLGGDLGKLRSRYEMSVPSRQDGLTLSAKPRIAEVAKLVTRLELSAGPELWSVKRVVIEEPGGDRSVITFGRAQRDTKVDPARMKPPQP; the protein is encoded by the coding sequence ATGAGGTCGAGCGAACGGCGGCGGTTTCTCGGGGGTGCGCTCGGGTGCGTGGGGTCGGTGGCGCTCGGTGGGCGCGCGCTGGCCGACGAGGTGGACGAGGCGCTGCGCGAGCTTTCGAAGGCACGGGCGGGGGTGAAGTCGATCGTGGCGCCGTTCACGCAGGAGCGGACCATCGGGCTGCTGGCGACGGCCGTGAAGAGCGACGGGGAGATGACGCTGGTGCTGCCCGATCGGCTGCGGTGGGAGCTGAAGCCGCCGGACGCGATCACCTACTGGGTCTCGCCCGAGGGCTTCGGGTACGCGACGCCGAAGGGGGGCGGGGGCGCCGGCAAGGGGGCCGCCGGGCGTTTCGGGGCGGTGCTGGGGGACCTGCTCATCCTGCTCGGAGGGGATCTGGGCAAGCTGCGGAGCCGCTACGAGATGAGCGTTCCGAGCCGTCAGGACGGGCTCACCCTGTCGGCGAAACCCCGGATTGCCGAGGTGGCGAAGCTCGTGACACGGCTGGAGCTTTCCGCCGGCCCGGAGCTGTGGTCAGTCAAGCGGGTGGTGATCGAGGAGCCAGGGGGTGATCGGAGCGTGATCACCTTCGGTCGAGCGCAGCGGGACACCAAGGTGGATCCCGCGCGCATGAAGCCGCCCCAGCCCTGA
- a CDS encoding C45 family autoproteolytic acyltransferase/hydolase yields MTADPSMASSKASEATAPDAAAPDAAAPSPATPDAAAPDAAAPSPATPGSQAAAPPAARPGFLARQRRKLMVLAGLVVGVPLLHLGLQFGTRIEPPPIAQVTGEREVKPDGMRVLGRGYARQRGKILEVRLAGTPEEIGHQHGRLLREEMIENEGMLHAEFERFVPLAPLRWLLMDLSRLQFRRVDGGMPLERRREIAAHAAAFSPDPFADRLPTYHRMVFLHALYDISLSFEHSPLIGCTSFALSDGAFEGGGAVLARAFDFEVLPIFDEKKAVFLMHEEGRIPYASVSWPGLAGAVSGMNAEGLAAVVHGGRGSRPQVTGQPMAHTMRELLGRARTVDEALALLATTDPMVSHMIFLGDASGSAAVAERAPGVPLHARRGRGKVPLTNHFEGPLGADPANRRVMQETSSLARRARLDELLAGLPASASVEQVVGVLRDRKGVGGADLPLGDRRAIDALIATHGVVMDTTRRALWVSESPHLLGRFVRFDLKKLLDPAFTPGGPGDGEDVLQAVPEDPALTDGAYDAWVRAGARHTNEQGESPWPDGTSGPVAPQHGSGSPVAPQHGSGGPEAPREGSEAR; encoded by the coding sequence ATGACGGCCGATCCCTCCATGGCATCGTCCAAGGCCTCCGAGGCGACGGCGCCCGACGCAGCAGCACCCGACGCAGCAGCACCGAGCCCGGCGACGCCCGACGCGGCAGCACCCGACGCAGCAGCACCGAGCCCGGCGACGCCCGGATCCCAGGCGGCAGCGCCGCCGGCCGCGCGGCCAGGTTTCCTGGCGAGGCAGCGGCGCAAGCTGATGGTGCTGGCGGGGCTCGTGGTGGGCGTGCCGCTCCTGCACCTGGGCTTGCAGTTCGGGACGAGGATCGAGCCGCCGCCCATCGCGCAGGTGACGGGGGAGCGGGAGGTGAAGCCCGACGGGATGCGCGTGCTGGGACGCGGGTACGCGCGGCAGCGCGGGAAGATCCTGGAGGTGCGCCTCGCAGGAACGCCCGAGGAGATCGGGCACCAGCACGGTCGGCTCCTCCGCGAGGAGATGATCGAGAACGAGGGGATGCTGCACGCGGAGTTCGAGCGGTTCGTGCCGCTCGCGCCGCTGCGCTGGCTCTTGATGGACCTGTCGCGGCTCCAGTTCCGGCGGGTCGACGGGGGGATGCCGCTGGAGCGGCGCCGGGAGATCGCGGCCCACGCGGCGGCGTTCTCGCCGGATCCGTTCGCGGATCGGCTGCCGACGTACCACCGGATGGTGTTTCTGCACGCGCTCTACGACATCTCGCTGTCGTTCGAGCACTCGCCGCTGATCGGGTGCACGAGTTTCGCGCTGAGCGACGGGGCGTTCGAGGGGGGTGGGGCGGTGCTGGCGCGGGCGTTCGACTTCGAGGTGCTGCCGATCTTCGACGAGAAGAAGGCGGTGTTCTTGATGCACGAGGAGGGGCGGATCCCGTACGCCTCGGTCTCGTGGCCAGGGCTCGCGGGCGCGGTGAGCGGGATGAACGCGGAGGGGCTCGCGGCGGTGGTGCACGGGGGGCGTGGGTCGCGGCCTCAGGTGACGGGGCAGCCGATGGCGCACACCATGCGGGAGCTGCTGGGCCGGGCGCGCACGGTGGACGAGGCGCTGGCGCTGCTGGCGACGACCGATCCGATGGTCTCGCACATGATCTTTCTGGGGGACGCGAGCGGGTCGGCGGCGGTGGCGGAGCGCGCCCCCGGGGTGCCGCTGCACGCGCGGCGCGGGCGGGGGAAGGTGCCGCTCACCAACCACTTCGAGGGGCCGCTGGGGGCCGATCCGGCGAACCGGCGGGTGATGCAGGAGACGTCGTCGCTGGCGCGGCGCGCGCGGCTGGACGAGCTGCTCGCCGGGCTGCCTGCCAGCGCGTCGGTGGAGCAGGTGGTGGGGGTGCTGCGGGACCGGAAGGGGGTGGGGGGCGCGGACCTCCCGCTCGGGGACCGGCGCGCCATCGATGCGCTGATCGCGACGCACGGGGTGGTGATGGACACGACGCGGCGGGCGCTGTGGGTGAGCGAGAGCCCACACCTGCTCGGGCGCTTCGTCCGGTTCGATCTGAAGAAGCTCCTCGACCCGGCGTTCACGCCAGGGGGTCCAGGAGACGGCGAAGACGTGCTCCAGGCGGTCCCGGAGGATCCGGCGCTCACCGACGGCGCCTATGATGCCTGGGTCCGAGCAGGCGCACGGCACACGAACGAGCAGGGGGAGAGCCCCTGGCCCGATGGCACGAGCGGGCCCGTGGCGCCGCAGCATGGAAGCGGCAGCCCCGTGGCGCCGCAGCATGGAAGCGGCGGGCCCGAGGCGCCGCGCGAGGGAAGTGAGGCGCGATGA
- a CDS encoding glycosyltransferase family 2 protein, whose amino-acid sequence MRACAVIPAYEAERHVGEVVRATAALWPVPGAVFVVDDGSHDRTAEVARAAGATVLRHPLNRGKGAALRTGMEHALRVGFEVAVTLDADGQHPPAEAARLLAVPDVEALVLGLRDLRRAGAPRANQISNGISDFFLSLFAGRTLRDTQCGLRRYPLRRTLSLGVRDEGYAFEAEVILRSIAGQVPIVEVPIEVIYPPENERLTHFDSVRDPARIVVRVVETLALTRGLRRVPASEAPAAQPVRKAPSAPAAASTTEAAPGDDVRPLVEVEATPLPVSRPVVPPPP is encoded by the coding sequence ATGCGAGCTTGCGCGGTCATTCCGGCCTACGAGGCAGAGCGCCATGTCGGCGAGGTCGTCCGCGCGACGGCGGCGCTGTGGCCCGTCCCCGGCGCGGTCTTCGTCGTCGATGATGGGTCGCACGACAGGACCGCGGAGGTCGCGCGCGCCGCAGGGGCGACGGTGCTGCGCCACCCGCTGAACCGAGGGAAGGGCGCGGCGCTGCGGACGGGGATGGAGCACGCGCTCCGGGTCGGCTTCGAGGTGGCGGTGACGCTGGACGCGGACGGGCAGCACCCGCCCGCCGAGGCGGCACGGCTCCTCGCGGTGCCGGACGTCGAGGCGCTGGTGCTGGGGCTCCGCGATCTGAGGCGCGCCGGGGCGCCGCGGGCGAACCAGATCTCGAACGGGATCTCCGACTTCTTTCTGTCGCTCTTCGCGGGGCGCACGCTGCGCGACACGCAGTGCGGGCTGCGGAGATACCCGCTGCGGCGCACGCTCTCGCTCGGGGTCCGGGATGAGGGCTATGCGTTCGAGGCCGAGGTGATCCTGCGCTCCATCGCCGGGCAGGTGCCGATCGTCGAGGTCCCGATCGAGGTGATCTATCCGCCGGAGAACGAGCGCCTGACGCACTTCGACTCGGTGCGGGACCCGGCGCGCATCGTGGTGCGGGTGGTCGAGACGCTGGCGCTCACCCGGGGCCTCCGCCGCGTCCCGGCGAGCGAAGCGCCGGCAGCGCAGCCCGTGCGCAAGGCCCCGTCGGCGCCGGCCGCAGCGAGCACCACGGAGGCCGCACCGGGAGACGACGTGCGCCCGCTGGTGGAGGTGGAGGCGACGCCTCTGCCGGTCTCCCGTCCGGTCGTGCCGCCGCCGCCCTAG
- a CDS encoding response regulator, giving the protein MKVSTAIIVGSDPYCARILEFALNRRRFNVIRAQRTLGLNGLLTAFRPELVLLERDMPDLDCAAVIGFLRARPETQDTRVVLYSRKDEPPLGDELTQCGADGHVAVAREVAVMDRELDPWLPLAP; this is encoded by the coding sequence ATGAAGGTGTCCACGGCCATCATCGTCGGCAGCGATCCGTACTGCGCCCGGATCCTCGAGTTCGCGCTGAACCGCCGCCGGTTCAACGTGATCCGCGCCCAGCGCACGCTGGGCTTGAACGGCCTCCTGACCGCGTTCCGACCCGAACTCGTGCTCCTCGAGCGCGACATGCCCGATCTGGACTGCGCCGCGGTGATCGGCTTCCTGCGCGCTCGCCCCGAGACGCAGGACACGCGCGTGGTGCTCTACTCCCGGAAGGACGAGCCACCCCTGGGCGACGAACTCACGCAGTGCGGAGCAGACGGCCATGTCGCCGTCGCGCGTGAAGTCGCCGTCATGGACCGCGAGCTCGATCCATGGCTCCCCCTCGCGCCCTGA
- a CDS encoding cytochrome c maturation protein CcmE yields MSKKLDEELAEALKQGEQVDAPPVEKAAARPVERRNPGRNNLGLLAVLLVMGGALVSLFLVGFKEAAVYALTVDQLFESKEKLTGRKVRVEGELIQGTLVKRDEPCEYRFTLHSPQNEMPVRYAQCVIPDTFRDVPGVQVTVEGSLNQEGNFDATLVMAKCTSKYDPTTHEIQGDDKKLDGPLSRN; encoded by the coding sequence ATGAGCAAGAAGCTGGACGAAGAGCTGGCGGAGGCCCTCAAGCAGGGCGAGCAGGTAGATGCACCGCCGGTGGAAAAGGCTGCGGCCCGCCCGGTCGAGCGCAGGAACCCGGGGCGCAACAACCTCGGCCTGCTGGCGGTGCTGCTGGTGATGGGGGGCGCACTCGTGTCCCTCTTCCTGGTGGGCTTCAAGGAGGCCGCAGTTTACGCCTTGACGGTCGATCAGCTCTTCGAGTCGAAGGAGAAGCTCACCGGCCGCAAGGTGCGCGTGGAAGGCGAGCTGATCCAGGGCACGCTCGTGAAGCGCGACGAGCCCTGCGAGTACCGCTTCACGCTGCACAGCCCGCAGAACGAAATGCCGGTGCGCTACGCGCAGTGCGTGATCCCCGACACGTTCCGCGACGTGCCCGGCGTCCAGGTGACGGTCGAGGGCTCCCTGAACCAGGAGGGGAACTTCGACGCGACGCTGGTCATGGCCAAGTGCACGTCGAAGTACGATCCCACGACGCACGAGATCCAGGGCGACGACAAGAAGCTCGACGGCCCGCTCTCGCGCAACTGA